Proteins from one Telopea speciosissima isolate NSW1024214 ecotype Mountain lineage chromosome 1, Tspe_v1, whole genome shotgun sequence genomic window:
- the LOC122648499 gene encoding cytochrome P450 CYP82D47-like isoform X1, with protein MDSLLQFPTVVVLLFSFLVLLYYLLPWRSRNTTKLISPSNKRVSPPEAAGAWPIIGHLHLLDGNPIPHITLGALADKYGPAFTIRLGMQPTLVVSSWEVAKECFSTNDRALATRSKAIATKLMGYNYALFGFARYGTYWREVRKIVMLELRSNRRLEMVKHVRASEIEAFIKEIYKNWEAAAAEKQQGRVLVDMKKWFADLTLNIIVRMVAGKRYFGKADAEEAKRCQEGVREFFHYIGLFVVSDAFPFLEGLDLHGYEKAMKKTAKNLDSIVDGWLKEHKKKRSSDEYAKANKDSSDHQDFMDVMISIMEDSKISSTDYDAETVIKATCLNMILGGNDTTVVTFTWVLSLLLNNPHVLKRAQDELDMHVGKERQVDESDIVKLEYLQAIVKETLRLYPAAPLSASHEAIEECTISGFHIPVGTRILTNLYKIQRDPRVWLEPSEFRPERFLTSHADIDLRGQHFEFIPFGSGRRMCPGISFALQVLHLGLARLLHGFEFATPLNAPVDMTESPGLTNLKATPLQVLLSPRLPSEVYG; from the exons ATGGATTCTCTTCTTCAATTCCCAACAGTAGTTGTCCTCCTCTTTTCCTTCCTGGTATTACTTTACTACTTGCTTCCATGGAGGTCAAGGAATACTACAAAGCTCATCAGTCCTAGCAATAAAAGGGTTTCACCACCAGAAGCTGCAGGGGCATGGCCAATAATTGGTCACCTCCATCTCTTAGATGGTAATCCCATTCCTCACATTACTTTGGGAGCATTGGCTGACAAATATGGACCAGCCTTCACCATTCGGCTTGGTATGCAACCTACTTTGGTGGTAAGTAGTTGGGAAGTGGCTAAAGAATGTTTTAGTACAAACGATAGAGCTCTTGCCACTCGATCCAAGGCAATTGCTACAAAGCTCATGGGCTATAACTATGCTCTATTTGGTTTCGCTCGTTATGGAACTTATTGGCGTGAGGTACGCAAGATTGTCATGCTTGAGCTTCGCTCCAATCGAAGGCTTGAGATGGTGAAGCATGTCAGAGCCTCGGAGATCGAAGCCTTCATAAAAGAGATATACAAGAATTGGGAAGCTGCAGCAGCAGAGAAGCAGCAAGGTCGAGTGTTGGTTGATATGAAAAAATGGTTTGCAGATTTGACACTAAATATTATTGTTCGAATGGTGGCTGGGAAACGATACTTCGGAAAGGCTGATGCAGAGGAGGCGAAGAGGTGTCAAGAAGGAGTTAGAGAATTTTTTCATTATATAGGGTTATTTGTGGTGTCAGATGCATTTCCCTTTCTTGAGGGTTTGGATTTGCATGGATATGagaaagcgatgaagaagacAGCCAAAAACTTGGATTCTATAGTTGATGGATGGTTGAAGGAGCATAAGAAGAAGCGATCGTCTGATGAGTATGCCAAGGCCAACAAGGATAGTAGTGACCATCAAGACTTCATGGACGTTATGATATCTATCATGGAGGATTCAAAGATCTCATCGACAGATTATGATGCTGAAACGGTCATCAAAGCTACTTGCCTT AATATGATTCTAGGTGGCAATGACACTACTGTGGTTACTTTCACATGGGTCCTCTCATTATTACTCAACAATCCTCACGTTTTAAAAAGAGCCCAAGATGAGTTAGACATGCACGTTGGCAAGGAGAGACAAGTGGACGAATCAGATATAGTTAAGTTGGAATATCTCCAAGCAATAGTAAAGGAAACATTGCGACTCTACCCTGCAGCTCCACTATCTGCTTCACATGAAGCAATAGAAGAGTGTACCATTTCTGGTTTTCACATTCCAGTAGGAACTCGTATTCTGACAAATCTCTATAAAATTCAAAGGGATCCAAGAGTATGGTTGGAACCATCTGAATTTCGACCAGAGAGGTTTCTCACGAGCCATGCCGATATCGATCTTCGAGGTCAGCACTTTGAGTTCATCCCTTTTGGCTCCGGCAGGAGAATGTGTCCAGGGATTTCTTTTGCTCTTCAAGTCCTGCACTTGGGTTTGGCTCGTTTGCTTCATGGGTTCGAATTTGCAACCCCTTTGAACGCACCAGTGGATATGACAGAGAGCCCAGGGCTGACCAACCTCAAGGCAACACCACTTCAAGTCCTTCTCAGCCCACGTCTTCCTTCTGAAGTTTATGGATAA
- the LOC122648499 gene encoding cytochrome P450 CYP82D47-like isoform X2 gives MDSLLQFPTVVVLLFSFLVLLYYLLPWRSRNTTKLISPSNKRVSPPEAAGAWPIIGHLHLLDGNPIPHITLGALADKYGPAFTIRLGMQPTLVVSSWEVAKECFSTNDRALATRSKAIATKLMGYNYALFGFARYGTYWREVRKIVMLELRSNRRLEMVKHVRASEIEAFIKEIYKNWEAAAAEKQQGRVLVDMKKWFADLTLNIIVRMVAGKRYFGKADAEEAKRCQEGVREFFHYIGLFVVSDAFPFLEGLDLHGYEKAMKKTAKNLDSIVDGWLKEHKKKRSSDEYAKAKGSSDHQDFMDVMISIMEDSKISSTDYDAETVIKATCLNMILGANDATVVTFTWVLSLLLNNPHVLKKAQDELDMHIGKERQVDESDIVKLEYLQALVKETLRLYPPTLLSASHEAIEECTISGFHIQVGTRILTNLYKIHRDPRVWLEPSEFRPERFLTSHADIDLRGQHFEFIPFGSGRRMCPGISFALQVLHLGLARLLHGFEFATPSNAPVDMTESQGLTNLKATPLQVLLSPRLPSEAYG, from the exons ATGGATTCTCTTCTTCAATTCCCAACAGTAGTTGTCCTCCTCTTTTCCTTCCTGGTATTACTTTACTACTTGCTTCCATGGAGGTCAAGGAATACTACAAAGCTCATCAGTCCTAGCAATAAAAGGGTTTCACCACCAGAAGCTGCAGGGGCATGGCCAATAATTGGTCACCTCCATCTCTTAGATGGTAATCCCATTCCTCACATTACTTTGGGAGCATTGGCTGACAAATATGGACCAGCCTTCACCATTCGGCTTGGTATGCAACCTACTTTGGTGGTAAGTAGTTGGGAAGTGGCTAAAGAATGTTTTAGTACAAACGATAGAGCTCTTGCCACTCGATCCAAGGCAATTGCTACAAAGCTCATGGGCTATAACTATGCTCTATTTGGTTTCGCTCGTTATGGAACTTATTGGCGTGAGGTACGCAAGATTGTCATGCTTGAGCTTCGCTCCAATCGAAGGCTTGAGATGGTGAAGCATGTCAGAGCCTCGGAGATCGAAGCCTTCATAAAAGAGATATACAAGAATTGGGAAGCTGCAGCAGCAGAGAAGCAGCAAGGTCGAGTGTTGGTTGATATGAAAAAATGGTTTGCAGATTTGACACTAAATATTATTGTTCGAATGGTGGCTGGGAAACGATACTTCGGAAAGGCTGATGCAGAGGAGGCGAAGAGGTGTCAAGAAGGAGTTAGAGAATTTTTTCATTATATAGGGTTATTTGTGGTGTCAGATGCATTTCCCTTTCTTGAGGGTTTGGATTTGCATGGATATGagaaagcgatgaagaagacAGCCAAAAACTTGGATTCTATAGTTGATGGATGGTTGAAGGAGCATAAGAAGAAGCGATCGTCTGATGAGTATGCCAAGGC CAAGGGTAGTAGTGATCATCAAGACTTCATGGACGTTATGATATCTATCATGGAGGATTCAAAGATCTCATCAACAGATTATGATGCTGAAACCGTCATCAAAGCTACTTGCCTT AATATGATTCTTGGTGCCAATGACGCTACTGTGGTTACTTTTACGTGGGTCCTCTCATTACTACTCAACAATCCTCACGTTTTAAAAAAAGCCCAAGATGAGTTGGACATGCACATTGGCAAGGAGAGACAAGTGGACGAATCAGATATAGTTAAGTTGGAATATCTCCAAGCACTAGTAAAGGAAACATTGCGTCTCTACCCTCCAACTCTACTATCTGCTTCACATGAAGCAATAGAAGAGTGTACCATTTCTGGTTTTCACATTCAAGTAGGAACTCGTATTCTGACAAATCTCTATAAGATTCatagggatccaagggtatggtTGGAACCATCTGAATTTCGACCAGAGAGGTTTCTCACGAGCCATGCCGATATCGATCTTCGAGGTCAGCACTTCGAGTTCATCCCTTTTGGCTCCGGCAGGAGAATGTGTCCAGGGATTTCTTTTGCTCTTCAAGTCCTGCATTTGGGTTTGGCTCGTTTGCTTCATGGGTTCGAGTTTGCAACTCCTTCGAATGCACCTGTGGATATGACGGAGAGCCAAGGGCTGACCAACCTCAAGGCAACACCACTTCAAGTCCTTCTCAGCCCACGTCTTCCTTCTGAAGCTTATGGATAA